One genomic segment of Paenibacillus xylanexedens includes these proteins:
- a CDS encoding RluA family pseudouridine synthase: MSEHRHDHDAIPILFEDNHLLGITKPVNVPTQEDSSGDPDLLTLLKQDLKERYNKPGNVYLGLVHRLDRPVGGAMIFAKTSKAASRLSETVRGRHFRKIYAAVVHGKLPAQQGTLKHTLLKDARTNTVTVVPKGTAGGKDAVLDYRVIGETDRYSLVHIELHTGRSHQIRVQMKEIGCPLYGDQKYGASVNKPGQQIALWSAIAAFPHPVTKEEVILQSLPAREFPWAEWPAAVYQKAFGQPL; this comes from the coding sequence ATGTCAGAACATCGGCATGATCACGATGCAATTCCGATTCTGTTCGAAGACAACCATCTGTTAGGTATTACGAAGCCGGTCAATGTACCTACCCAGGAAGATTCATCAGGTGATCCGGATTTGCTTACATTGCTGAAGCAGGATCTGAAAGAACGATACAACAAACCTGGCAATGTTTATCTCGGGTTAGTACACCGACTTGATCGTCCTGTTGGAGGGGCAATGATTTTTGCCAAGACTTCCAAAGCAGCTTCGAGATTGTCCGAGACTGTGCGGGGACGTCATTTCCGTAAAATATATGCGGCTGTTGTACATGGCAAGTTGCCTGCACAGCAGGGAACGTTAAAACACACGCTCCTGAAAGATGCACGAACAAATACCGTTACTGTTGTACCTAAAGGTACGGCTGGCGGTAAGGATGCCGTTCTGGATTACCGTGTTATCGGCGAGACAGACCGTTACAGCCTCGTCCATATCGAACTGCACACCGGCAGATCTCATCAGATTCGGGTGCAAATGAAAGAAATCGGCTGCCCTCTGTATGGGGATCAGAAGTACGGCGCAAGCGTGAATAAACCCGGCCAGCAGATTGCTCTATGGTCTGCGATTGCTGCTTTTCCTCATCCAGTTACTAAGGAAGAAGTTATTCTGCAATCTTTGCCTGCAAGAGAATTCCCCTGGGCAGAATGGCCAGCTGCCGTGTACCAAAAAGCTTTTGGACAACCTCTATAA
- a CDS encoding class I SAM-dependent methyltransferase: MYVAKNWKDYEVIDTGGGEKLERWGDVILRRPDPQIIWPLEQETNEWRQVHGHYHRSSSGGGNWDMKKPIPERWTIGYENLKFHIKPTSFKHTGLFPEQAANWSWMMDKISNAGRPISVLNLFAYTGGATVAAAYAGASVVHVDAAKGMVQWAKENVQLSGLADRPVRFITDDVFKFVQREQRRGNRYDAIIMDPPSYGRGPNGETWKLEENLYPFLKSCMTILSDNPLFMLVNSYTTGISSTVLRNMLTMTMSAQYGGDITAGEIGLPITRSGLDLPCGILGRWES; encoded by the coding sequence ATGTACGTAGCTAAGAATTGGAAGGACTATGAAGTAATCGATACAGGAGGCGGCGAGAAACTGGAGCGTTGGGGAGATGTGATTTTACGCAGACCCGATCCACAGATTATCTGGCCCCTTGAGCAAGAAACCAATGAATGGCGTCAGGTGCATGGTCACTATCATCGCAGCTCTTCCGGTGGCGGTAACTGGGATATGAAAAAGCCCATTCCCGAGCGTTGGACGATCGGATACGAAAACCTGAAATTCCACATTAAACCTACCAGCTTTAAGCACACTGGTCTGTTCCCTGAACAAGCCGCCAACTGGAGCTGGATGATGGATAAAATCTCCAATGCAGGACGCCCTATTTCTGTCTTGAACCTGTTTGCCTATACAGGCGGAGCAACGGTAGCCGCAGCTTACGCAGGCGCTTCTGTTGTGCATGTGGATGCAGCTAAAGGCATGGTTCAATGGGCCAAGGAAAATGTTCAATTATCCGGACTGGCTGATCGCCCTGTTCGTTTTATTACAGATGATGTATTTAAATTCGTACAACGGGAACAACGTCGCGGAAATCGTTACGACGCCATTATTATGGACCCTCCTTCATATGGCCGAGGCCCTAATGGAGAGACATGGAAACTGGAAGAGAACCTATATCCTTTCCTGAAGTCATGTATGACGATCTTGTCGGATAATCCATTATTCATGCTGGTTAACTCCTACACTACGGGCATTTCCTCTACGGTTCTGCGCAACATGTTGACCATGACGATGTCTGCTCAGTACGGTGGTGACATTACAGCAGGTGAGATTGGTCTGCCAATCACACGCAGTGGTCTGGATCTGCCTTGTGGTATTCTGGGCCGTTGGGAGTCTTAA
- a CDS encoding DUF1540 domain-containing protein produces MAKDVLCEVNSCRHWAQENKCNASSIYIVSHSSKEASQSAETDCKTFEVK; encoded by the coding sequence ATGGCAAAAGACGTATTGTGTGAAGTTAATTCCTGTCGTCACTGGGCTCAAGAGAACAAATGTAACGCTTCTTCGATCTACATTGTGAGTCACAGTTCCAAAGAAGCAAGTCAGTCTGCTGAAACAGACTGCAAGACTTTTGAAGTAAAATAA
- a CDS encoding flavodoxin: protein MAKLLVAYASMTGNTEEIAELIVEGITQGGHEADLKSVTDCNASDVLDYDGFMIGVYTWGDGELPDEFLDFYEELDELDLSGKRAAVFGSGDTSYEQFCGAVDLAAAKLQERGAEVSPEMLKIEYSPLEQEKETCRDFGKRFAAAGLQVS from the coding sequence ATGGCTAAATTGTTAGTGGCTTATGCGAGCATGACAGGAAATACAGAAGAAATTGCAGAACTGATTGTGGAAGGAATTACACAGGGAGGCCACGAGGCAGACCTGAAATCCGTAACGGATTGTAATGCATCTGATGTATTGGACTATGACGGATTCATGATCGGTGTGTACACCTGGGGAGATGGGGAGTTGCCGGATGAATTCCTTGATTTCTATGAGGAGCTGGATGAGCTTGACCTGAGTGGTAAGAGGGCTGCGGTGTTTGGTAGTGGTGACACCTCGTATGAGCAGTTCTGCGGTGCAGTTGATCTCGCGGCTGCCAAGCTGCAAGAGCGTGGGGCGGAGGTATCTCCAGAGATGTTGAAAATTGAATATAGTCCGCTTGAGCAGGAGAAAGAAACATGCCGTGACTTTGGCAAACGCTTCGCTGCTGCCGGATTACAGGTGTCCTAA
- a CDS encoding 4-hydroxyphenylacetate 3-hydroxylase family protein, producing the protein MPVKSGTQYRERIDAQSVPCWYKGNLITGKRSEHVAFAGLMETQMYMYDLQSDPQFAEKMTYASPADGKPVGISFLPPTSADDLRKRREGMNIWANVHHGFLGRSPDYMNTAIMSFYTGADLLNELSPQYAENLKNYYAYCRDHDITLSHAFIQPYASKISGQLDATEDAIAAKVVDRTEEGLIISGAFMMATQAATSDEIFVYPSPSPAPFDDENPFAFSFAVPNDLPGITLVCRDTYAAESHTNYPLSSRYEEMDNIVIFDRVLVPHERIFFAGSEEMSSRLFSGSNFHIHAGHQVLCRYIAKTEFVLGTIQLLTDTLDLNTEAHVIEKSARVFAGLESLKALALAAEAGAIPDGRGFVLPAPKPLMAANLLFPKLYPEMIEILQLLGSSGVIMIPQEEEFQSDVAPSLNIYLKGNDMASHERNALFRLIWELGAGSFGGRQTQFERFFFGNVLTVSNRLFSVYNKDQTNRQLVRDFLFNTNK; encoded by the coding sequence ATGCCTGTTAAAAGTGGCACACAGTATCGCGAACGAATTGATGCACAGTCCGTCCCTTGCTGGTACAAAGGTAATCTTATTACTGGAAAACGCTCTGAACATGTAGCATTTGCTGGTTTAATGGAGACTCAGATGTACATGTATGATCTACAATCTGATCCTCAATTTGCGGAAAAGATGACGTATGCCTCCCCGGCAGACGGCAAACCTGTGGGCATATCCTTCCTGCCTCCAACGAGTGCCGATGACCTCCGTAAACGACGGGAAGGGATGAATATCTGGGCAAATGTCCATCATGGCTTTCTTGGTCGCTCACCCGATTACATGAATACAGCCATAATGTCCTTTTACACAGGTGCCGATCTCCTGAACGAATTATCTCCCCAATATGCAGAAAATCTCAAAAATTATTATGCATACTGCCGTGATCATGATATCACGTTATCCCATGCCTTCATTCAGCCATATGCCAGCAAAATCTCAGGGCAATTGGATGCTACTGAGGATGCTATCGCCGCAAAGGTCGTAGATCGCACCGAGGAAGGCCTCATTATTAGCGGTGCATTCATGATGGCTACACAAGCTGCCACTTCGGATGAGATTTTTGTCTATCCGTCACCTTCTCCCGCCCCATTTGATGACGAAAATCCATTTGCATTCTCTTTTGCTGTCCCTAATGATCTTCCGGGAATCACTCTGGTATGCAGGGATACTTACGCAGCCGAATCTCACACCAACTATCCTCTGAGTTCCAGATATGAAGAAATGGACAATATCGTCATCTTTGACCGGGTGCTCGTTCCGCATGAACGGATATTTTTTGCAGGAAGTGAGGAAATGTCCTCGCGTCTCTTCAGTGGTAGCAACTTTCATATTCATGCAGGTCATCAGGTATTGTGTCGTTATATAGCCAAGACGGAATTTGTTCTCGGTACAATCCAGCTTCTCACGGATACGCTGGATCTGAATACGGAAGCACATGTTATAGAGAAATCTGCACGTGTGTTCGCAGGTCTTGAATCGTTAAAAGCATTGGCTTTGGCCGCGGAGGCAGGTGCAATACCAGACGGAAGAGGATTTGTATTACCTGCACCCAAACCATTGATGGCAGCCAATCTCCTTTTTCCGAAACTTTATCCTGAGATGATTGAAATTTTGCAACTCTTGGGTTCGAGCGGGGTGATTATGATCCCTCAGGAAGAAGAGTTTCAATCCGATGTCGCTCCTTCACTGAATATATATCTGAAAGGGAACGATATGGCTTCTCACGAACGCAACGCTCTGTTCCGACTGATCTGGGAGCTTGGGGCTGGATCATTCGGGGGCAGACAGACCCAATTCGAACGATTCTTTTTTGGCAATGTCCTTACGGTATCCAATCGGTTGTTCTCCGTCTACAACAAAGATCAGACGAATCGTCAGCTCGTTCGTGATTTTCTATTCAACACCAACAAATAA
- a CDS encoding nitroreductase family protein: MSTGLSQDISSSKRRAGTCEFSPLPVPQSVIRKLLDEADPSLYVMSSEPWRFMLFAGEGRQLYLEAVRQSYPPHLADRYGDWATYQYTEAIPTHLVVVAPRNAREDDLLPAKAWSKRFSILAAEQGLNAVWKINDYQQHPVFMNLMGLTSEEKVLGVFHIGYGDQPALRDMDASRPASELMTVYDHLV, from the coding sequence ATGTCTACCGGTCTAAGTCAAGATATAAGCAGCAGCAAGAGACGTGCAGGAACTTGCGAATTCAGTCCGTTGCCAGTACCCCAGTCGGTTATACGAAAGTTGCTTGATGAAGCAGATCCTTCATTATATGTAATGAGTTCAGAACCTTGGAGGTTTATGTTGTTTGCAGGCGAAGGACGACAGCTTTATCTGGAAGCGGTCAGACAGAGCTATCCACCCCATCTGGCTGATCGCTACGGCGATTGGGCTACATATCAATACACGGAAGCAATCCCTACCCATCTGGTTGTCGTGGCGCCTAGAAATGCCCGTGAGGATGATCTTCTGCCGGCCAAAGCCTGGAGCAAACGTTTTAGTATTCTGGCTGCGGAACAGGGTTTGAATGCGGTCTGGAAGATCAATGATTATCAACAACATCCTGTGTTTATGAATTTGATGGGTCTGACAAGTGAAGAGAAGGTGCTGGGGGTATTCCATATCGGTTACGGAGACCAGCCTGCATTGCGGGATATGGATGCAAGCAGACCAGCCTCTGAACTGATGACGGTCTATGACCATCTGGTATAA
- a CDS encoding MGMT family protein codes for MTPFTKQVVAIIAAIPEGKVMTYGQIAAHAGSPRAARQVVRILHSMSRKERLPWHRVVNAKGEISIPDEHSRMMQETELISEGVEFQLNGTINLKQFGHEPDPVFLIDPTIQPE; via the coding sequence ATGACCCCGTTTACCAAACAAGTCGTTGCGATCATCGCGGCGATTCCCGAAGGTAAAGTGATGACTTACGGTCAGATTGCAGCCCATGCCGGGAGTCCAAGAGCCGCGAGACAAGTCGTACGTATTCTGCACTCGATGAGCCGCAAGGAACGTCTGCCCTGGCACCGTGTCGTCAATGCAAAAGGAGAAATCTCCATACCGGACGAACACTCGCGCATGATGCAGGAAACAGAACTGATTAGCGAAGGTGTGGAGTTTCAACTGAACGGAACCATTAATCTCAAACAGTTCGGTCATGAGCCCGATCCTGTATTTCTTATCGATCCAACGATCCAGCCCGAATAA